The following are encoded together in the Osmia lignaria lignaria isolate PbOS001 chromosome 13, iyOsmLign1, whole genome shotgun sequence genome:
- the mTerf3 gene encoding mitochondrial transcription termination factor 3: MVLLHSYTILRLARCKTSEVTSFIFRNISTSSKLALCSSIDNLKDKASNKIPNDCRFAENITSNGKSYIGGLTSDISEENNEDNKYDAHNVDLLDTHKYKLTDALEDIDEKLPGPLDPCNEDLSHIGPHITATYNLAKFADNSYTLQQLVKLGVELYKLESDRDVTEMLLTLDFEKDIKPYIQFLHDCGVMPERLGYFITRNPKIFKENMDDLHTRIRYLRAHMFSPDMIKSIVNKHPPWLSFKTKIIDNRLGHFQNAYKLSGEQVRHLTVTCPKLITYDMNRIRNSSFAVQEEMGFNLIEAQLILLQAPRVWIRAKVEVVKTFDYAHNKMKLSHKTIAVQPIILLCRQHRLQRRHELLVHLQKDQYDPLKPLYVSPKVLVTGTDVDFCNNVAKCSIDTYNLFLKSF, encoded by the exons ATGGTATTATTACATTCATATACTATTTTACGGCTTGCGCGCTGCAAGACCAGTGAAGTAACCAGTTttatttttcgaaatatttcaacaaGTTCTAAACTTGCTCTGTGCTCTTCAATTGATAATTTAAAGGATAAAGCTTCTAATAAAATTCCTAATGATTGTCGCTTCGCAGAAAATATTACGTCGAATGGTAAAAGTTATATTGGAGGGTTAACGAGTGACATTTCTGAGGAAAACAACGAGGATAATAAATATGATGCTCATAACGTTGATTTGTTAGATACACATAAATATAAACTGACTGATGCTTTAGAGGATATAGATGAAAAACTACCAGGACCATTGGATCCTTGTAATGAAGATCTTTCTCATATTGGACCTCACATTACAGCAACTTACAATCTTGCAAAATTTGCAGATAATTCATATACACTTCAGCAGTTAGTTAAATTAGGCGttgaattatataaattagaaaGTGATAGAGATGTAACAGAAATGTTACTGACTTTAGATTTTGAGAAGGACATCAAACCATATATACAGTTTTTACATGACTGTGGTGTAATGCCAGAAAGACTTGGTTATTTCATTACCAGAAATCCTAAAATCTTCAAGGAAAATATGGATGATCTTCATACAAGAATAAGATACTTAAGAGCTCATATGTTTTCACCAGACATGATAAAATCGATAGTAAACAAACATCCTCCTTGGTTGTCTTTCAAAACAAAGATTATAGATAACAGATTAGGTCATTTTCAGAATGCTTATAAACTATCAGGAGAACAAGTAAGACATTTAACTGTAACATGTCCAAAACTTATAACATATGATATGAATAGAATAAGAAATAGTAGTTTTGCTGTTCAAGAAGAAATGGGTTTTAATTTGATTGAAGCACAACTTATTTTACTCCAAGCACCTAGAGTGTGGATTCGAG CTAAGGTTGAAGTGGTAAAAACTTTTGATTATGCTCATAACAAAATGAAATTGTCCCACAAAACTATTGCTGTACAGCCAATAATCTTACTATGTAGACAACATAGACTTCAACGGAGGCATGAATTATTAGTACACTTACAAAAAGATCAATATGATCCTTTGAAACCATTGTATGTTTCACCTAAGGTCTTGGTTACTGGTACAGATGTTGATTTTTGTAATAATGTTGCAAAATGTTCTATTGATACTTACAATTTGTTCTTAAAAAGcttttaa
- the LOC117602510 gene encoding endoplasmic reticulum-Golgi intermediate compartment protein 3, with amino-acid sequence MQILRQLDVHPKVREEADILVRTFSGAIVTIISTIIMAILFLTELNYYLTPTLSEELFVDTSRGSKLRINLDIVVPTISCDLLSIDAMDTTGEQHLQIEHNIFKRRLDLHGKPIEDPQRTDITDTKALSKTTAKSVESTTVETCGDCYGAATDKLKCCNTCDDVREAYSHKNWALPDPATIKQCQNDKSVEKMKTAFTQGCQIYGYMEVNRVGGSFHIAPGNSFSVNHVHVHDVQPYTSTQFNMTHKIRHLSFGLNIPGKTNPIDDTTVVAMEGAMMFYHYIKIVPTTYVRADGSTLLTNQFSVTRHARQVPLFSGESGMPGIFFSYELSPLMVKYTEKAKSFGHFATNLCAIIGGVFTVAGLIDSLLYHSVRAIQKKIELGKYS; translated from the exons ATGCAAATATTGCGGCAATTAGATGTGCACCCGAAGGTGCGCGAAGAAGCGGATATTCTCGTGCGAACTTTTAGTGGTGCCATCG TGACGATTATTAGTACCATTATCATGGCCATTTTGTTTCTAACTGAACTGAATTATTATCTTACACCAACCCTTAGTGAAGAACTGTTTGTAGACACGTCAAGAGGTTCTAAATTGAGAATTAACTTGGACATAGTGGTTCCTACAATATCCTGTGATC TTCTATCAATAGATGCAATGGACACAACAGGTGAACAACATTTGCAAATAGaacataatatatttaaaagacgGTTAGACTTGCATGGTAAACCTATAGAAGATCCACAAAGAACAG ATATAACTGACACTAAAGCACTTAGCAAAACAACAGCAAAG TCAGTGGAAAGTACTACTGTTGAAACATGTGGGGATTGCTATGGAGCTGCTACTGATAAACTCAA GTGTTGTAATACTTGTGATGATGTAAGAGAAGCTTATAGTCATAAGAATTGGGCTCTTCCTGATCCAGCAACAATCAAACAATGTCAGAATGATAAATCAGTAGAGAAAATGAAAACTGCCTTTACTCAAGGGTGTCAGATCTACGGTTATATGGAAGTGAATAGAGTAGGAGGAAGCTTCCACATTGCACCAGGCAATAGTTTCTCAGTTAACCATGTACATG TGCATGATGTTCAGCCATATACATCAACTCAATTCAATATGACCCATAAAATTCGCCACTTAAGCTTTGGGCTAAACATTCCAGGAAAGACAAATCCCATAGATGATACCACTGTAGTTGCAATGGAAG gtgcGATGATGTTTTATCATTACATCAAAATTGTGCCTACAACTTATGTGCGTGCCGATGGTTCCACGTTATTAACAAATCAGTTCTCGGTAACTCGACACGCCAGACAAGTGCCCCTATTTAGTGGTGAATCTGGTATGCCCGGAATATTCTTTAGCTATGAACTAAGCCCATTGATGGTAAAATATACGGAAAAAGCAAAATCATTCGGTCATTTCGCCACAAACTTATGCGCGATTATTGGGGGTGTATTCACTGTTGCTGGGTTGATCGATTCGTTGCTGTATCACTCGGTTAGAgcgatacaaaagaaaatagaactaGGAAAGTACAGTTAA
- the LOC117602515 gene encoding reactive oxygen species modulator 1, with product MPVVSGGMYQQAPSCWDRMKLGFMIGFCVGMASGALFGGFSALRYGLRGRELINNVGKVMLQGGGTFGTFMAIGTGIRC from the exons ATGCCGGTCGTATCGGGAGGTATGTATCAACAAGCTCCTTCGTGCTGGGATAGGATGAAATTGGGTTTCATGATTGGATTTTGTGTTGGCATGGCATCTGGTGCTTTGTTCGGGGGATTTTCTGCACTTAG ATATGGATTAAGAGGGAGGGAACTGATAAACAACGTTGGAAAAGTGATGCTCCAAGGTGGTGGAACGTTTGGTACATTTATGGCTATAGGAACTGGAATACGATGCTAG